From a single Streptomyces sp. NBC_00377 genomic region:
- a CDS encoding SigE family RNA polymerase sigma factor produces the protein MTTPVCASASYGMTRPAPYPSFASYVRARQPVLLRTARSLTANPSDAEDLLQTALAKTYVAWERIEDHRALDGYVRRALLNTRTSQWRKRKVDEFVCDELPEPEPVGSADDPAERQALHDAMWRAIMKLPARQRAMVVLRYYEDLSEVQTAEVLGVSVGTVKSAVSRALGKLREDPELVLVR, from the coding sequence ATGACCACACCCGTCTGCGCCAGCGCTTCGTACGGAATGACGCGGCCTGCTCCGTACCCGTCCTTCGCTTCGTACGTCAGGGCCCGTCAGCCGGTGCTGCTGCGCACCGCACGGTCGCTGACCGCGAACCCGAGCGATGCGGAGGACCTGCTGCAGACCGCGCTCGCCAAGACCTACGTCGCGTGGGAGCGGATCGAGGACCACCGGGCGCTCGACGGCTATGTCCGCCGGGCCCTGCTGAACACCCGCACGTCGCAGTGGCGCAAGCGCAAGGTCGACGAGTTCGTGTGCGACGAGCTGCCGGAGCCGGAGCCGGTCGGGTCCGCGGACGATCCGGCGGAGCGGCAGGCGCTGCACGACGCCATGTGGCGGGCGATCATGAAGCTGCCCGCGCGGCAGCGTGCCATGGTCGTCCTCAGGTATTACGAGGACCTCAGCGAGGTCCAGACGGCAGAGGTGCTCGGCGTCTCGGTGGGCACGGTGAAGTCGGCGGTGTCACGGGCGCTCGGCAAGCTGCGCGAGGATCCTGAGCTGGTGCTTGTCCGATAG